In the Rhizophagus irregularis chromosome 10, complete sequence genome, one interval contains:
- a CDS encoding Sm-like protein lsm3b produces MTEETNAAPVEPAAVEEPLDLVRLSLDERIYVKLRGDRELRGKLHAYDGHLNMVLSEVEETITIVEINDETYEEVIRTVKRTVEMLFVRGDGVILVSPPVRTGS; encoded by the exons ATGACTGAAGAGACTAATGCTGCTCCAGTGGAACCCGCTGCCGTAGAAGAACCACTCGACTTAGTTCGTTTATCACTTGACGAAAGAATATATGTAAAGTTACGTGGAGATCGTGAATTACGCGGTAAACTTCAC GCTTATGACGGTCATCTCAATATGGTATTGAGTGAAGTTGAAGAAACTATTACGATTGTGGAAATTAATGATGAAACTTATGAAGAAGTCATTCGT actGTAAAAAGAACCGTAGAAATGTTATTTGTACGCGGTGACGGCGTTATTctg gttTCTCCTCCAGTTAGAACTGGTTCATAA
- a CDS encoding negative regulator of the PHO system, producing MAQQQREYVRLEKLGEGTYATVYKGKERRTGETVALKEIHLDSEEGAPSTAIREISLMKELKHANIVKLKDVIHTENKLMLVFEYMDQDLKKYMDIHGNHGALNSMTIKLFMYQMLTGIDFCHENRVLHRDLKPQNLLINKNGQLKLADFGLARAFGIPVTTFSNEVVTLWYRSPDVLLGSRSYSTSIDIWSAGCIMAEMYTGRPLFPGTTNEDQLLKVFRIMGTPNEQTWQGVSQYPEYHKPYPQYPPQDMSAYLPMIDRHGLDLLMQMLVYDPDKRITAKNALKHVYFQDLLVDEFDNSINMGNYNGIPQMAPQNTMRMTVPQMTMQMGPMTTGVNMQALNVQPVNMHMVPSGVNMQMNGMQSTVQPMIVPQLMQGGAQMMGHPSNAPSQAQMMPRAPRNHMHDNYGIE from the exons ATGGCACAGCAGCAAAGAGAATACGTTAGGTTAGAAAAATTAGGAGAAGGTACATATGCTACGGTTTATAAAGGCAAAGAACGAAGGACGGGAGAAACAGTGgctttaaaagaaatacattTGGATTCGGAAGAAGGAGCACCTTCGACAGCTATTAGAGAAATATCTTTAATGAAGGAATTAAAACATGCCAATATTGTGAAATTGAAAGATGTAATTCATACAGAAAATAAGCTTATGCTTGTATTTGAATATATGGATCAAGaccttaaaaaatatatggataTTCATGGAAATCATGGAGCATTAAATTCAATGACAATTAAACTATTTATGTATCAAATGTTAACTGGAATAGATTTTTGTCATGAAAATAGAGTACTTCATCGCGATCTTAAACctcaaaatcttttaattaataaaaatggtcAACTTAAACTCGCTGATTTTGGTTTGGCACGTGCTTTTGGAATTCCTGTAACAACTTTTTCAAATGAAGTCGTTACTTTATGGTATCGTTCTCCCGATGTACTTTTAGGTTCCAGATCATACTCAACTTCAATTGATATATGGTCTGCGGGCTGTATTATGGCTGAAATGTATACCGGACGTCCCCTCTTTCCAggt ACTACTAATGAAGACCAATTGCTCAAAGTTTTTCGTATTATGGGGACTCCAAATGAACAAACATGGCAAGGAGTATCACAATATCCAGAATATCATAAACCATATCCACAATATCCTCCACAAGACATGAGTGCATATCTTCCAATGATTGACCGTCATGGATTAGATTTACTTATGCAAATGTTAGTTTATGATCCTGATAAAAGAATCACGGCAAAAAACGCATTAAAACATGTTTATTTCCAAGATCTATTGGTTGATGAATTTGATAATTCCATTAATATGGGTAATTATAATGGAATTCCACAAATGGCTCCTCAAAATACTATGAGAATGACTGTACCTCAAATGACAATGCAAATGGGTCCAATGACAACTGGCGTCAATATGCAAGCTCTTAACGTTCAACCTGTTAATATGCATATGGTCCCTTCCGGTGTAAATATGCAAATGAATGGAATGCAATCAACAGTTCAACCTATGATTGTACCTCAATTAATGCAAGGTGGTGCTCAAATGATGGGTCATCCTTCTAACGCACCTTCACAAGCACAAATGATGCCGCGTGCACCAAGAAATCATATGCACGACAATTATGGAATTGAATAA
- a CDS encoding ATP-dependent RNA helicase: MEVVKTEKNDGKRQKFNKNESKIKSLEILSNGQVLKKGKKRKRNKKKGQNQQNQQQNEQSPQNIKIEEKEESDNSEKESQEQDHKEESKIEIVDARSANSNSSIDNETKNLLDHDVKMNDGNDSEDDDDDESDEEEKVSKKQKTVQSNVVDGFGEVPPLETNETASETINYDFESLDISEPTSKAIKEMGFTKMTEVQARTIPPLMAGRDVLGAAKTGSGKTLAFLIPAVEMLHKLKFKPRNGTGVIVISPTRELALQILGVVKELLQFHNQTFGIVMGGANRQAEVQKITKGVNLLIATPGRLLDHLQNTKGFVYRNLKSLIIDEADRILEIGFEEEMNQIIKILPNENRQSMLFSATQTTKVEDLARVSLRRGPIYINVDEKKETATVEGLVQGYVVCDSDKRFLLLFTFLKRNLKKKMIVFFSSCNSVKYHSELLNYIDVPVLSLHGKQKQTKRTNTFFEFINAQHGILLCTDVAARGLDIPAVDWIIQYDPPDDPRDYIHRVGRTARAGGHGKGLLFLLPSELGFLRYLKHAKVPLNEYQFPPNKIANVQTQLEKLVEKNYYLHESARDGFRSYLTAYASYSLKSIFNVNKLDLQKVGKAFGFKIPPKVHINIGASGKGSKFEKRGRNSKGLNNVDHIARQRNNTFKTNKNKQWSK; encoded by the exons ATGGAAGTggtaaaaactgaaaaaaatgatggCAAAAGacaaaagtttaataaaaatgaatcaaaaataaaatctttagaAATACTTTCAAATGGTCAAGTTTTAAAGaaagggaaaaaaagaaagagaaataaaaagaaaggaCAAAATCAGCAAAACCAGCAACAAAACGAACAATCACcgcaaaatattaaaattgaagaaaaagagGAATCAGATAACTCTGAAAAAGAATCTCAAGAACAAGATCATAAAGAAGAATCTAAAATTGAAATTGTTGACGCAAGATCAGCgaattcaaattcttcaattgataatgaaacaaaaaatttattggatcATGATGTTAAAATGAATGATGGTAATGACtctgaagatgatgatgatgatgaaagtgATGAGGAGGAAAAAGttagtaaaaaacaaaagacCGTTCAATCAAATGTGGTCGATGGATTTGGTGAAGTCCCTCCACTTGAAACTAATG AAACCGCCTCAGAAACCATTAATTACGATTTTGAATCTTTGGATATTTCAGAACCTACTAGTAAAGCTATTAAGGAGATGGGCTTTACTAAAATGACTGAGGTTCAAGCAAGAACAATACCACCGTTAATGGCTGGTCGAGACGTTCTGGGTGCCGCTAAAACAGGCAGTGGCAAGACTTTGGCATTTTTAATTCCGGCTGTTGAGATGCTTCACAAATTGAAGTTTAAGCCTAgaaatg GAACTGGAGTAATTGTTATTTCTCCAACAAGAGAATTGGCTCTTCAAATTCTTGGAGTTGTAAAAGAATTGCTTCAATTTCATAACCAAACATTTGGAATAGTAATGGGTGGAGCAAATAGACAAGCAGAAGttcaaaaaataactaaaggggtaaatttattaattgccACTCCTGGAAGATTATTAGATCATCTTcag AACACAAAAGGGTTTGTGTATAGAAACCTCAAGTCTCTTATTATAGATGAAGCAGATCGTATATTAGAAATTGGTTTTGAAGAAGAAATGaaccaaattattaaaattcttccGAACG aAAATCGACAATCAATGCTCTTTTCCGCTACACAAACAACTAAAGTTGAAGATCTCGCACGAGTATCTTTGAGACGAGGACCAATATACATTAATgtggatgaaaaaaaagagacaGCTACAGTGGAAGGGCTTGTTCAAGGATATGTTGTTTGTGACAgtgataaaagatttttattgttatttacatttttaaaaagaaatttaaaaaagaaaatgattgtatttttttcaagttGTAATTCTGTCAAATATCAttctgaattattaaattatattgatgTACCGGTATTAAGTTTACAT ggaaagcaaaaacaaacaaaacgtacaaataccttttttgaatttattaatgcaCAACATGGAATTCTTCTTTGTACAGATGTAGCAGCAAGAGGATTAGACATTCCTGCAGTAGATTGGATCATTCAATATGATCCACCAGATGATCCACGTGATTATATTCATAGAGTTGGTAGAACTGCTAGAGCTGGTGGACATGGAAAAggtttattattcttattaccAAGTGAATTAGGATTTTTACGTTACCTTAAACATGCAAAGGTACCATTAAATGAATATCAATTCCCTCCTAATAAGATTGCTAATGTTCAAACACag CTTGAAAAActtgttgaaaaaaattattatcttcatGAATCAGCTCGTGATGGATTTAGATCTTATTTAACGGCTTATGCTTCTTATTCTCTTAAATCGATATTTAATGTGAATAAATTAGATCTTCAAAAAGTTGGTAAAGCATTTGGATTTAAAATTCCGCCTAAAGTACATATTAATATAGGTGCAAGTGGTAAAGgttcaaaatttgaaaaacGTGGTAGAAATAGTAAGGGATTAAATAATGTTGATCACATTGCAAGACAGAGAAACAATACTTTTAAAacgaataaaaataaacagtggagtaaataa